atgcaactggagcgtaccaatacgctctctaaccaccagaatcactgatgcagtacccaagactaactcattcacaacgacaaataataggtaaaaggaaaggattaatattaataacatcagagttagcagaagctaggtgatagcatataaaatattgtctattcaaatttaccccttcatatcaatgggttctaatcaggatctatgtattatcactgtataataaatacacttatcaagaaaggaataaaagaatacacctttgaatcagaaaatagtttatcaaagtgtaacaaaagatggccaccaccAAGAATCATTGttcctcgtggaacacatctcacaagagcactccggtccatgatcctcatactccaaagtccaccactcttcatgaccttcatcagagtcttgaactccgtgcgtcatgctcgaatgtaccgcatcaactaaaaatatgtttcctcgaggagtgagctccaatcgagcccaatgagtggctaagccacacaagcatacacaataataataatgaatggggttgatcgcaaaccatacatgatggacggataccaaggtgtcccataccaccaaggtagaccgtacatcacatacaatttacaatcatgctacatgaatgaatgatgatgtatagttttattgttatccacctaacacacaactaagtcaggtatagtactatagcaacaccttaggtagcatccccgacatcggtaccataaacggatggtatacggcgatgacaaacccgagtcgcacTGAAGCTCTGTCActggtctccaccaagagatatacgcaaaccccgagtcaaatcccgtcctggcgttcgcccaaaatacggttggcgcccgaacttcccgggtgggtatacccgaataacggtcggaacccacggatttgaccgacacctaacccccgtcggtaagggtcatagtcttgggtaaacatttatcctagccaagcattcacctattgtatgagtgaggacgcatgtgcataggccgaggccgagtccatagataccgaaatacggtcgcggctatcctctcgccctctagcccatacgtacgtatacaagtacgagatgtgaataccgaaggcgcgtcggtcggtcaccatccgtttccacctaatgcaacggacaactctaatgcaatttcaagcacggcaatctcaagcccaagacccaccggcacttggatcccgctccgaagccctagatctacatgccatgagtgagtccatattatggaatcctcggTCCAAGACCAACcagcacccgagtcccataactaataccaacaccattcgcaccatagtgcagaaataaataatatcgcaagacaagaatgtaaagtcctatcaacatctaaacatttatatcgtcctatatcttactaataattatatattatagcacatatgcatgaatgacattcgcaagacacgacacacaaacattccataaattaagacgtttgcttaactcactcaccttgattctcagtcaatcgtcagtacggagctcttcaaatcgaagttcgatgccaagtacactgtcccacgtactaacacgcccccgagccgggtcggccaacctaaagagagtgtacaacgtggggagagattagtgccttagggttagaagagttgggccccataagttatcaaacaaggctaaaataggggaccggcacatacaagaaggctatatcatgtgctgtccatgtgcctgtccctctcggactttcccaccagcgcagatctaggttctcgggcggcacttgcatgtgcgtccatgtgcctgtccctctcggacctcccaccgcagatctttcttgcatgtgctgtccatgtgcctgtccctctcggacttcccaccatgcagatctagtttctcgggacgcacttgcatgtgcctgtccacgtgCGTCTTgcttgttcatgccattccgagaatggttttgcagccccaaagtcttgggctaaaatggggtattcttaggggtttttaggggtctctttggccatgagaacaactccaaccaaggtgccatagcacacacccaacatgggtttgtaaaccccatgatcgattaggtttttatccattaaaatacatatgaaaagaaaactcatgggtttgggtattggggttttgaaaggggctttaatcaatgttatttaacaacccacaaaccacacctctatggtcttccatgagggttggtgaaacccataaatggaggtgaatccccaacttagggttcataaatggagaaagggtgaaagggggttcaaggtaggattaggtgtctttataactaagcttcaaagattagccattaatggcctttccattagggtagatgaagcactcatggctcataagtctaaaccctaggtctataaattaggaagtgagagagagagagagagagagaatgctcaccaatgtaggagagtaagcttgggttccacctctcttccttcttcttcttcttctttcgttccttcttccttcttcttcttcttctttttcttcttcttctttctttccttctctcctttcctctccacgatttaggttttctattgtgaggtgaatagtggattgacccctatttacctcactttagtcttaagtcatgtttggttgtcttaggtctttaggtccattttaagttattgggcccattatactactaggcccataatatgattagaaggaacatcaggtcctaagcccattctagtatttatactcatgagttattaggatattaacttactcccaatcatctataAGTGGGAACGGTTACACCGGGCGAgggccgggcggatcctcgaaataaggaaatgctaggaatgcaccctcgaagacaaactttcccctatctctgtcgatgtacctatcctcgacgacttctctagagtcacggtcaacaatcttgtgggatggcttgagtatcatggtccatagttcacgagcgtactccgctcccggttctacataaaaggttcaaaccagaccggtggtcagaccgaattttaaaccgggttttgggcacggatttaacaaaACAGTTATTCAGGAAGATTCATGTTACAGaatcaaggtaaccaaacagttaaatTTCTAAGTTACGAATCCACAGAAACTGATTTCATAGAATCTGATCCAGAATCAAAATCTAATTTTTCAGAATAACTGAACCAAACACTTCCTAGAGCAGTCTCACTCGAGAGAGTTTCTCAGATTTGTGACGTTGACAAGTATCACATTGAGCAACCTTCTTGTGGATAGTGCTCCTCATTCCCATCCAAAAGAATATTTGTTTTACCTTTCAAATGTCTTTTGGATGCCTTCGTGCGAGTTGTTATGAGAGACATATTTTAAGAGTAAACACAATAattaagaaaacaacaaaagcATGAGTGtatgatcaccatctagagagatgggatcacacacCTCTTGCAagacaaaacataaaaatagagcGATAAAACTggtagaagtaattaaaagGATCTTACCTAACTGAAAGAGGCTTGAACTAGAAGAGGTGGAGGATTCCCTTTGTGACTTAGGAGAGAGGTGTTCAGAGACAATTTTACCACTAGCAATGGTTATTCTTGTCTCCCCTTTGGACAACACTTCGTTGTTATGCACCAAAATCACTAAGTATTGATGATTCTAAGCCGTGAACTAAGAGCTTAAAATCCAAAGACCAAGTAGAGACCAAGTACTCAATTGGGGACCCTTCTTAACGTGGGAGATGGTGTATATATAGTTGTAGAGAGTTGTGTGCACTCCTAAATTCAAGGATCAAGATTTTGATCTGGATTGTTGGTAAGGTATCGAAAGAGGTCTCTTTGCGTTGACGGTGAGTGTTTGGTCAAAGTTATGGCTAATGGGATGTGGGCAAGTGGTTTGTTACCAAAATTGAGGTTTCTTAGGGCCTAAGAGAGCCAATATACGAATCCAAGTTGCCAAAATTAAGCTTGGCCGTGAATGGAAGTGAAATCAGAGCTAAACATTGTAAGTTTTGGTGTTTCGAATTTAAACAGAATCAACATTGAAGTGGGGTCGAGTCGACATCAAGTGAGGGTGTAGTTGACATTGATCTGATGTCGATGAACAAGTGTCGACATCGGTGTAGGGGTTTTTCAATATTGGTGAAAAAAGGGCTTGAGTGTCGAGGATATATAGACATTCAAAGGATTTTGCTCGACATTCACAAGGGTGATGTTGATGTCGGTAGAGGGTAGGTTCGATGTCGACTTGAAGTTTTTGGGTGTTGGTCCCAGGTTTGAGTTTCGACCATGAATTTTTGGCTGTTTGGGCCGGTTCTATGCTGGACCAGACTAGTTCCAAAGAGGACTGGGTCGGGTCTAGACCTTCCAAGGATGGTTTGGAGTGTCTAGGGACTCTTATTTTGGCTCCAATGAAGGTTTATGGGTTTTCCCTATCAGAGTTATTGTGGATGAACGATCTGTGAATGAAATTAAGAAGTACACACTTGCGCTACGTCTACAGATACATAGACTCCACGTCTTGGATGGTGTTCATCATTGTCTCAGGAAGTCTtcgaagaaaatgaaaaaatgaggtgtctaGAGAAACCTTTCTCCTTGTCATTCTATTATATGAATTGTGCCAAGTTCTCATCAGTTGCACTTGAGAAGTGCAAACGATACTGGCGGCATAGGAAGCTTCCTCTCATTTaggttttttttccctaataatgGCTAATTAGCttcctctcattttttttttgttagaacttAAAAGTTCCTCTCATTTAGTAATTATATtttgggctcatgttctctgtgccgcaacgcagattgcgtccaaacacatgggcctgccactcaggggggtagggtggtcattgcgcccacccccatgtgtctgggcgcagcctgcaccccgACACAAAGATCATtctcccttatatttttcagaGGTAATTTCTTAGAGATCAATATGTTATCAGTTTGAGATGGAATCTCCACTGCCAAGCCAATTGGAGAATGGCAGGAGTCGCCCTATTTGTACATAGGGGGCCCACATTCAGCAAGGAGaggttttttaaaattttttttggtgagaacAAAGAGAGTGAGAGGATGCATGTTACCTGCTGTGTGGCCATAtcttttcaattatttatttattttaaaaccaatggattttttttgtgggtgaaAAAACCAATAGATTTCATTACAAAGCATAGTAAAATTTAACCAAAAAGGATCTCAACACAGCCAGCTTGACAAGAATCTCCAAGAAGAAATACTTTTTAGCCGTAGGATTGAAGTAACTTTAAAAAACAACCGTTGAATGTTTATCTGTCTTTCTAAGACAATATGTAATAATATATTAGTAGGTATCTTACATACGACTCCAGAACGATTTTAATatgaatgaaagagaaaaatacgGAAAGCGTGCCCCCTAGTATATCCGTAGGTATCCGTTCTTCCCAGTATAGGGTTTTCTCGGGTTTCTCCTCTCTGCTGCAATCTGGGCGACGCCATGGGCGAACAGGGATGATTCCCTGTATTcttccaggtattctctctctctctctctctctctctcttgattctTCCCGGCCTTCTCTCTGCTCCCTtcgtcctctctctctctctccccggGATCTTGAAACTAATTCTATGTCATTAGATTGCAGGTTTGTCTGATCATTTTTATAAGAGGCTGAATCTGTCTCCAGATTGCCAAAAAAATATGCTTTTTTGGCAAAATTCACTTTTCAATTGAACTTGTACACAAACATTCTTGTCTAAACCAttacttttcttcttgtttattTCTATTTCAGTATGAATCTCGATGGTTGGGATGGAATGGTGTTTAATGGAATAGATGCTGCTATAAGGTAGAAGATATAGACTCTGACCCATGTCCTACTGCAGTACCTAATTTTTGGCTGCGTTTTGTTACTCcttttgcttgggagggggaagGGTTTAATTGCATCCTTGTATCTTATACTGATTGTGGGGATGTACTAGTGATGGTGTAATGTATTTGAAGTTAGTAAATGCTTTGTGTCCCTGTAGTTTTTCACGGTGAGGGTATCATGGACTTGTCCTTTCTGTTTTTCAggtgatttttcaaaatctcttATTGAGTTCCTCTTTCAGTGTTCGAGTCTCACATCCGCTAATGTTATGGATGGGCAAGGAGGGTAATTCGTAGAGAGCTTGTGTTCGATCACGTTcatatttgtaaatttttttttttttttttgggggggggggggaggggtgggtGGGTGTGTGACTGGGGATTGATACATGGCATTCTTTTCAGAATTTTAGTCGGTACAACACAAAAGACTTTAAATGTACCCACTGTCACTGAGTTTTTAGTTGGAAATCTGTTGGGTTTTAGTTATTGGAAAGGGTTTTTGCTGTGTAAATTTTGGAATTCTGTAGTTTCTTTAATTTTCGTTGAATACTAAGATTTCACAGATTTGGTTCACTGTAGGTTTCCCTTAAATTTATTGCATCATATATTGGTCTAATTCATCTTGAATGATGTAAGAGttccaataaaatattcatgCACTTATACTTTGTTGAACTATTTTTTCCAGTGATGGGTTTTTATCTCGCCAACGAAATACGTATCACTTGTATGTGTTGGGTAGGGATGTGCAGTTGTCACTGAGACCCCTTCCTCATAGTTGAAACCTGTAAGAGATGGTCTCTTTAGCTTCATCCGTAGAGATGGAGGAATATGACACGGTTAGGAGTACCTGGTTGTACATGGAAACAGGTGAGATGTTCGGGAAAAAAGTGGTAAAACTAAGGACATTATCATTTGTGTACCCAATTGATTAATATGTCATAAGCAAACTGGTTATTTGTGTGATTGGATGCTATTTTGTTTGATATTTTGACAGAGGATGTATATGGTAGTGAAGAACTGTCAGATTTGGAGAAAGCAATTGAAGCTGATGCTGCGGAGTTGGTGCCTCAACTAGAAGATGGGGGCGCTGAGACACAACAATCTGCAACCTCTGAGCATTTGcatagtgatgatgagggtATAGAGGATGCGATTGATTTTGGAGAAGAGAATGACCAGCAGCCTAACAGTGGCAGTGCTTCTAAGGATGCAAGCGAAGCAGGAACAACCTGTGGAAGCACTGATGAAACAGAGATATTGCCTTATGTTGGGATGAAATTTGTTGACTTAAAAGCAGCCTATGCTTTCTACACTAATTATGCCAGGATAAAAGGTTTTGGTGTTCGTATAGATCGGACACATCTATCAAGGAAAAGGGAGTCAGATGGTTCAAGGCAGGTTCTGTCAAAGAGGTTTGTATGTTATAAAGAAGGTTTTCGAAATGACAACGACAAGCGACAAAAGGGGAAAGAGGTGCGTCACCGGACAGAGGTTAGAGTTGGTTGTCCTGCATTTATCGTGGTTAAATCATCTTCTGATGGTTGGGTAGTTGACAAATTTGAAGCAAATCACAATCACCCAATGGTTTTTCCAGGCCAAACAATCAAACTCCTATATTTTGGAGAAGAGAATGACCAGCAACCTAACAGTGACAGTGCTTCTAAGGATGCAAGCGAAGCAGGAACATCCATTGGGAAGGTTGATATAAAAGAGATATTGCCGCATATAGGGATGAAATTTGTTGACCTTAAAGCAGCCTATTCTTTTTATAGTAATTATGCCCGGATGATAGGTTTTGGTGTTCGCATAGATCGGACAAACCTATCAAGGAAAAGGGAGCCAGATGGTTCAAGGCAGGTTCTATCAAAGAGGTTTGTATGTTATAAAGAAGGTTTTCGAAATGACAACCACAAGCGTTATAGGGGAAAAGAGGTGCGTCACCGGGCAGAGGTTAGAATTGGTTGTCCTGCGTTTATCGTGGTTAAAGCAGCCGCTGATGGTTGGGTAATTGATAAATTTGAACCCAATCATAATCACCCAATGATTTTTCCAGGCCAAACATTTAGGCTCCGATCACCCCAACATTTGATGGATAAAAGTTATAttagaagaaatgaaagaaagatgATTGCGGAGGATTGCCAAGCTGTTTTAACATATTTTGACTCCATGCAAGTCAGGGATCCCGGATTTATTTATTCCATCAAAATATCTGATGATGGAATGGTCAGTGGAATTTTTTGGGCTGATAGCATAGCGAGGTCTGCTTATGAAGTGTTTGGTGATGTTGTGGTGTTTGACACAACATACAAAACTAATAGGTATAAATGGCCATTTGGGCTGTTCACCGGGGTAAACCACAATGCTCAATCTGTTCTGTTTGGATGTGGTTTGGTTGCCAATGAAACAAAGGAGTCGTTTGAGTGGCTGTTCAAGGCGTGGATGAATGCAATGGGAGACAAGACACCTAAGGCCATTATTACTGATGAGTGCACCGGTATTATACCTGCAGTGGGCAGTGTTTTTCCCCAAACTGTACATCGCCTTTGCTCATGGAATGTTTCGAAGCATGCCCTAGAACACCTCGGTGCCCTATGGTACCAACACCCTGATTTTAAGAAGGATTGGAAGGAATGCATTTATCGTTCATGGACAAAGGAAGATTTTCTAGCTCGATGGGAAGCGATGATGATGAAATATAATTTGAAAAACCACTCATGGCTAAGTGATAAGTTTGCACAAAAGGAGTATTGGGTGCCTTGTTATTTGCGAGGCTCATTCTTTGCTGGATTGAGCTCAACACGGCGAAGTGAGGGGATGAACAGTTACTTTCAGGGGTATTTCAAGGACACTATGTCATTGTGCAGATTTGTCAAGCAATATGAAAGGGCTGTCACTAGGCGTAGAGAGAAGGAAGCTGATGCAGAGTTCAAAACGTTTCCCCAATTACCTCGATTGTCATCACAAAGTCCACTTGAAGAGCATGCAGGAAAGGTGTACACAAAGAGGGTGTTCGAGATTTTTAAGAAACATTTCAATGCAAGCCTTAGCTTATCTGCCCATGAGGAGTTGGCCAAAGGGCCAGTTCGGAAGTTTAAGGTGGGGCCTTTTAAGGTTCCAACTGAGCAGAGATGCATGGTGGAATACAACTCCTTGGAGGAAGAGGTGCATTGTAGTTGTCATATGTTTGAGTTCATGGGGTTAGTGTGTAAGCATATGTTGAAGGTTCTGCAGATGATTGATCGTGACAATATTCCCTCTAAATACATACTATTTAGGTGGACGAATGAAGCAAGGCCTGGGCTGCCAGTTGTTAATATTCCAGATATTGCCCCTACGACTATAACAAGAAGTTCAGTATCAGGCTTATCACATGCAATCAGGAATATGATGGCCATGGCGTGCTCATCCCCCGAATGTTGTGAAGTTGCTACGGGAACATTACATGGGTTGATTGAGAAGCTTGTCCCCATGGTGCAAAATGCTACCGGAGTTGGGGTCAGTGATTCCACTATAGGCACTCAAAAGTCCACTGTCGAATCATTGCCCGTAGCACATGAGCATTTGAAGACACTGCCTCCACCCGTGGATCCTGGCCTGCCGAGTCAAGTCCATCAGAAAAATCCAATGGAGCAATCCATAGAGAAGGGTAAGAGCAGGTGTAGTATATGTCGCGGCATTGGGCATAACAAGACAAAGTGTGAAGCAGTAAACAAAGAGGTATGATCCATTCAACATCATGACTTCTTATTATATCTCGCATCAATAGACTAACCCTAATTGTCTCCTTATACAAAACAGACAGGTGAACCTGGGTTGAAGAGGGGTTTGGCCGTGGATAAGGAGCCTTCTGAAACGTGTCATTTATTTATTAGGTACGTCCATTCTCGGCTTCCATCATTGTTCAATCTAAAAAAAGGGTTTAACATGTTCATAGATCATCTGTCACAGGTTTTGAGATATGGTCTGAGAGGTATGGGGCCTGCTGCCCTATGATTGGTGCAATAAAAGGTACACTGGTCAGTTGAACTTTTAGGTGAATCTCGAGAAAAAGTTTAATTTACTAAACTACTGTCTCTCACTGACTGGACAGCTTTTATCAAATTTAATCTAGGCCACCAGGGGCTCTTTAATATCTTTTGTGAAGATGTAATCTCATTCTCTTTTACTCTGCTTTTCTCTTCTTGAATCATAACTTAACTATATGAAATTGGACAGAATATCGAACAGATCATTTACTTGAGTATAATACTAATTCAGTTTTAGTCATGAGCTTTATTTTATTGGCACAGACATGTATCTTATATTTATTGAAATCTTAATTCTGCAAAATCTGGAAGGGTCAAGAATTAAGGGTGGACTTCCATTTTCCTGTCCCTACCATAGCAGTAATTTTAATACCACCTGAAGGAGTTGGTATATTGTGCTATCAAGTGCAGGCTTTGAGAATGTCCATAACCAATGGCAATCAGTTGGTATCCTGGGTGCACAGTGGTCATACCTTCTTCCATTACTCTCCGAGCTGTAGCTTGTATAGCATGTAGCATCTGTACTATTTGTGTATATCATATATGGATGATTCATATCTGTGTTGAAGCTTTTATCTAAGAAGAAGCAATGTATGATGAGATGACAAATGGAACAAATAGAGGAAGGGAATGAGTAGGGAAGAAGCAAACATTTCTAGATTGGCTTTACTGTGGCGTAAGAAGCTTTGACAGGAGGGAGGGACCTATTGGTCTCATCTTTTAATTGTGCATCTCTTTTAAATCATGTAAATCACCTCACTTACACCTTCCCACA
The sequence above is a segment of the Telopea speciosissima isolate NSW1024214 ecotype Mountain lineage chromosome 7, Tspe_v1, whole genome shotgun sequence genome. Coding sequences within it:
- the LOC122667539 gene encoding protein FAR1-RELATED SEQUENCE 5-like isoform X1; this translates as MVSLASSVEMEEYDTVRSTWLYMETEDVYGSEELSDLEKAIEADAAELVPQLEDGGAETQQSATSEHLHSDDEGIEDAIDFGEENDQQPNSGSASKDASEAGTTCGSTDETEILPYVGMKFVDLKAAYAFYTNYARIKGFGVRIDRTHLSRKRESDGSRQVLSKRFVCYKEGFRNDNDKRQKGKEVRHRTEVRVGCPAFIVVKSSSDGWVVDKFEANHNHPMVFPGQTIKLLYFGEENDQQPNSDSASKDASEAGTSIGKVDIKEILPHIGMKFVDLKAAYSFYSNYARMIGFGVRIDRTNLSRKREPDGSRQVLSKRFVCYKEGFRNDNHKRYRGKEVRHRAEVRIGCPAFIVVKAAADGWVIDKFEPNHNHPMIFPGQTFRLRSPQHLMDKSYIRRNERKMIAEDCQAVLTYFDSMQVRDPGFIYSIKISDDGMVSGIFWADSIARSAYEVFGDVVVFDTTYKTNRYKWPFGLFTGVNHNAQSVLFGCGLVANETKESFEWLFKAWMNAMGDKTPKAIITDECTGIIPAVGSVFPQTVHRLCSWNVSKHALEHLGALWYQHPDFKKDWKECIYRSWTKEDFLARWEAMMMKYNLKNHSWLSDKFAQKEYWVPCYLRGSFFAGLSSTRRSEGMNSYFQGYFKDTMSLCRFVKQYERAVTRRREKEADAEFKTFPQLPRLSSQSPLEEHAGKVYTKRVFEIFKKHFNASLSLSAHEELAKGPVRKFKVGPFKVPTEQRCMVEYNSLEEEVHCSCHMFEFMGLVCKHMLKVLQMIDRDNIPSKYILFRWTNEARPGLPVVNIPDIAPTTITRSSVSGLSHAIRNMMAMACSSPECCEVATGTLHGLIEKLVPMVQNATGVGVSDSTIGTQKSTVESLPVAHEHLKTLPPPVDPGLPSQVHQKNPMEQSIEKGKSRCSICRGIGHNKTKCEAVNKETGEPGLKRGLAVDKEPSETCHLFIRFLRYGLRGMGPAAL
- the LOC122667539 gene encoding protein FAR1-RELATED SEQUENCE 7-like isoform X3, whose amino-acid sequence is MVSLASSVEMEEYDTVRSTWLYMETEDVYGSEELSDLEKAIEADAAELVPQLEDGGAETQQSATSEHLHSDDEGIEDAIDFGEENDQQPNSGSASKDASEAGTTCGSTDETEILPYVGMKFVDLKAAYAFYTNYARIKGFGVRIDRTHLSRKRESDGSRQVLSKRFVCYKEGFRNDNDKRQKGKEVRHRTEVRVGCPAFIVVKSSSDGWVVDKFEANHNHPMVFPGQTFRLRSPQHLMDKSYIRRNERKMIAEDCQAVLTYFDSMQVRDPGFIYSIKISDDGMVSGIFWADSIARSAYEVFGDVVVFDTTYKTNRYKWPFGLFTGVNHNAQSVLFGCGLVANETKESFEWLFKAWMNAMGDKTPKAIITDECTGIIPAVGSVFPQTVHRLCSWNVSKHALEHLGALWYQHPDFKKDWKECIYRSWTKEDFLARWEAMMMKYNLKNHSWLSDKFAQKEYWVPCYLRGSFFAGLSSTRRSEGMNSYFQGYFKDTMSLCRFVKQYERAVTRRREKEADAEFKTFPQLPRLSSQSPLEEHAGKVYTKRVFEIFKKHFNASLSLSAHEELAKGPVRKFKVGPFKVPTEQRCMVEYNSLEEEVHCSCHMFEFMGLVCKHMLKVLQMIDRDNIPSKYILFRWTNEARPGLPVVNIPDIAPTTITRSSVSGLSHAIRNMMAMACSSPECCEVATGTLHGLIEKLVPMVQNATGVGVSDSTIGTQKSTVESLPVAHEHLKTLPPPVDPGLPSQVHQKNPMEQSIEKGKSRCSICRGIGHNKTKCEAVNKETGEPGLKRGLAVDKEPSETCHLFIRFLRYGLRGMGPAAL
- the LOC122667539 gene encoding protein FAR1-RELATED SEQUENCE 5-like isoform X2, encoding MVSLASSVEMEEYDTVRSTWLYMETEDVYGSEELSDLEKAIEADAAELVPQLEDGGAETQQSATSEHLHSDDEGIEDAIDFGEENDQQPNSGSASKDASEAGTTCGSTDETEILPYVGMKFVDLKAAYAFYTNYARIKGFGVRIDRTHLSRKRESDGSRQVLSKRFVCYKEGFRNDNDKRQKGKEVRHRTEVRVGCPAFIVVKSSSDGWVVDKFEANHNHPMVFPGQTIKLLYFGEENDQQPNSDSASKDASEAGTSIGKVDIKEILPHIGMKFVDLKAAYSFYSNYARMIGFGVRIDRTNLSRKREPDGSRQVLSKRFVCYKEGFRNDNHKRYRGKEVRHRAEVRIGCPAFIVVKAAADGWVIDKFEPNHNHPMIFPGQTFRLRSPQHLMDKSYIRRNERKMIAEDCQAVLTYFDSMQVRDPGFIYSIKISDDGMVSGIFWADSIARSAYEVFGDVVVFDTTYKTNRYKWPFGLFTGVNHNAQSVLFGCGLVANETKESFEWLFKAWMNAMGDKTPKAIITDECTGIIPAVGSVFPQTVHRLCSWNVSKHALEHLGALWYQHPDFKKDWKECIYRSWTKEDFLARWEAMMMKYNLKNHSWLSDKFAQKEYWVPCYLRGSFFAGLSSTRRSEGMNSYFQGYFKDTMSLCRFVKQYERAVTRRREKEADAEFKTFPQLPRLSSQSPLEEHAGKVYTKRVFEIFKKHFNASLSLSAHEELAKGPVRKFKVGPFKVPTEQRCMVEYNSLEEEVHCSCHMFEFMGLVCKHMLKVLQMIDRDNIPSKYILFRWTNEARPGLPVVNIPDIAPTTITRSSVSGLSHAIRNMMAMACSSPECCEVATGTLHGLIEKLVPMVQNATGVGVSDSTIGTQKSTVESLPVAHEHLKTLPPPVDPGLPSQVHQKNPMEQSIEKGKSRCSICRGIGHNKTKCEAVNKETGEPGLKRGLAVDKEPSETCHLFIRF